One Planctomycetota bacterium genomic window carries:
- a CDS encoding DUF5309 family protein: MAFTGKATYDAGTALPEIAEDVSDLVAIASPHDTPLLDALGEAKRPGRSTIHEWLEDTLLPNFGTVDEDTGGATISVADSTPFRVGDQLRLNDTASMFLVTAIDSSTDELTVDRGFAGTPSVTASEEDVLHIVGNAALEGDDADAARFTTRSRKSNVMQIFASTIEISGSELAVNHLGVRDELDYQKAQRLRELMRDLENSVINGHGTDAVGNDTVRRSFKGLRQSITSNVFTPGVNSFPADTTLTEEQLNLALRGIWEQSAGNVDLIVVGGTEKRAINGFMTANRNFAAGAETFKDRVATYESDFGVCRVVL, translated from the coding sequence ATGGCCTTCACCGGAAAAGCAACTTACGACGCCGGCACTGCGCTGCCGGAAATCGCCGAGGACGTGAGCGATCTCGTCGCCATCGCCTCGCCCCATGACACGCCGCTGCTCGACGCGCTGGGCGAAGCCAAGCGTCCGGGCCGCAGCACGATCCACGAATGGCTCGAAGACACGCTGCTGCCGAACTTCGGCACCGTCGACGAGGACACTGGCGGCGCGACGATCAGCGTCGCCGACTCAACCCCCTTCCGCGTCGGCGACCAGCTTCGTCTCAACGACACCGCGTCGATGTTCCTCGTCACCGCGATCGATTCGTCGACCGACGAGTTGACCGTCGACCGCGGCTTCGCCGGCACGCCGAGTGTCACGGCTTCGGAGGAAGATGTCCTGCACATCGTCGGCAACGCCGCCCTCGAAGGAGACGACGCCGACGCGGCCCGCTTCACCACCCGCAGCCGCAAGTCGAACGTCATGCAGATCTTCGCATCGACGATCGAGATCTCCGGCAGCGAGTTGGCCGTCAACCATCTCGGCGTCCGCGACGAACTCGACTACCAGAAAGCGCAGCGGCTCCGCGAGCTGATGCGCGATCTGGAGAACAGCGTCATCAACGGCCACGGCACCGACGCGGTCGGCAACGACACCGTCCGCCGCAGCTTCAAGGGTCTGCGACAGTCGATCACGAGCAACGTCTTCACGCCCGGGGTCAACAGCTTCCCCGCCGACACCACGCTCACCGAGGAGCAGCTCAACCTCGCGCTTCGTGGCATCTGGGAGCAGTCGGCCGGCAACGTCGACCTCATCGTCGTCGGCGGCACCGAGAAGCGTGCGATCAACGGCTTCATGACCGCCAACCGCAACTTCGCCGCCGGGGCCGAGACGTTCAAGGACCGCGTGGCGACCTACGAGTCGGACTTCGGCGTGTGCCGGGTCGTGCT